The Planctomycetota bacterium genome contains the following window.
CTCGCCACCGGAGAGCTGCGTCGAGGGTTGACCGAGCTTCAGGTAGCCCAGGCCGACGTCGTAGAGCGCCTTGGTCATCCGCCAGATGCTCGGGATGTTGGCGAAGAAGTCCTTGGCCTCTTCAACCGTCATATCGAGCACGTCGGCGATCGTCTTGCCGCGATAGTGGACCTGGAGCGTCTCGGGGTTGTATCGCTTGCCTTTGCAGGCTTCGCACTCGACGTAAACGTCGGGCAGGAAGTGCATTTCGATGAGCTTCGTGCCCTGGCCCTGGCACGACTCACACCGGCCGCCCTTGACGTTGAAGCTGAATCGGCCCGGCTTGTAGCCGCGGAGCTTGCTCTCACGCGTCTGCGAAAAGAGCTTGCGAATCTCGTCGAAACAGCCGGTGTACGTCGCCGGGTTGGAACGTGGCGTTCGGCCGATGGGTGACTGGTCGATCTCGATGATCTTGTCGATCTTGCCCATGCCGTTCAGCGCCTTGTGCTTTCCGGGCTTGGTGCGTGATCCGTAGATCTTCCGCTTCATCGCGGGCAGCAGCGTCTGGTTAACCAGCGTGCTTTTGCCACTGCCTGAGACCCCGGTGACACAGACGAAGCCGCCGAGCGGGAACTTGACGCTGACGTTCTTGAGATTGTTCTCGCTGGCCCCCTTGATCTCGATCCCGTTCTTTTTCGCATCTAGCTTGCGCCGCTCCGTCGGCAGATCGATGGTCTCGAC
Protein-coding sequences here:
- a CDS encoding excinuclease ABC subunit A, producing VETIDLPTERRKLDAKKNGIEIKGASENNLKNVSVKFPLGGFVCVTGVSGSGKSTLVNQTLLPAMKRKIYGSRTKPGKHKALNGMGKIDKIIEIDQSPIGRTPRSNPATYTGCFDEIRKLFSQTRESKLRGYKPGRFSFNVKGGRCESCQGQGTKLIEMHFLPDVYVECEACKGKRYNPETLQVHYRGKTIADVLDMTVEEAKDFFANIPSIWRMTKALYDVGLGYLKLGQPSTQLSGGEAQRVKLASELGKNPTGHTFFVLDEPTTGLHFEDIRKLLGVLQRLCDHGNTVLVIEHNLDVIKCADWLIDMGPGGGSGGGTVVAQGTPEQVAKLEESHTGRYLAPKLPKSKVTRKKPTRTKRVAAAAAAAA